DNA from Branchiostoma lanceolatum isolate klBraLanc5 chromosome 9, klBraLanc5.hap2, whole genome shotgun sequence:
GCACAACTTATGACAGGGTTTTGCATTAGTTGCCAGGTTAAGGTAGCAAAAGTAAGAAAACAATATCATTACTTATCAATATGACTTTAACAAATAATACTTTGCATTTATGCCCTCCATTTAAAGGCGACTGAAGCCAACGGTGACGAGCAAGAACGACAGACGAACGAAGCAGTCGTTGCCGAGTAAGCGCCATGTAAACTGTTTTTATCTTCAATAACGACGTTAAAAACTAACACTTTTCTTTTAATGAAATTTGCACTTGTAGCCTTCATTAGTAGTGAATGTTCTGATAAGTGTCATTTTGGATTCCTCACAGTGCTATTTTCATTGAATGAAATCACAATGGAAATCTTTTACTTTGGCGTTTGAATATTTAGAAGAAAACAGCAGCTTTTCCATCATTACTTAtctgtacatttgtaaaataaGTACTTTTTGTGGGCTTATAGTGACGATCGTGAAGACACCGACAGAAATACTGAGGATTCTGACGTCGACGATGAAATATCGGCCCCACAGGTAATACTATTCAAGTATGCTCCCGTAACGATATAGAGAATCGTATTTGCATTATAGAATATTTATGGCCTGCTTTTTCCCCAACGTTGGTGGTGCAAACTGCATTTTTCCAAGAAACTATAGCATACCATATTTATAGCATAACATGAAACATGAGCAACGAACACAACCGATGctcaacattttacaaatattttAAGGAACACAATTCTGCTGCACTGAATGAGGTCAGTGGCGAAGAGCGCAACACTATCAGTTCACCAGAAGTTTGCCAAGAGGAGGACCCCGTACTTGCCAGGCAAGTAATAAATTATACCAATATTATGTCAAACTTTTAATTTCTAAATCAAAGGATGTCCTTTATCATAAAACGATCTAGGATATATATGTCTTTTATACAAGTTACGAAACATTGATGtcgattacatgtacatcaatgttTTAGGATATTCAAAGTCTGATCAAGCTTTGATGTAGCCGAAGTAACTCATTTTGGTCCGACTGTCTTGTGTTGAAAAATACAGTTATGATGACAAAGACATCGACGACGGGCGCACCACGTCTTCGGAATGCAACTTTGAAGAAAAACCGCCTGAACTCCAGGTAATTTGATTTATCTTTATGTTTATCTTACTCGCTGATAAATGTTCCAAATAATTAGGTTAAGTAAAATTAGGCTATGTCACAGACGAATTCGTTAAGTAATTCATGTACAAACCCAGTGCTCTGTGAATTATGCCATTTTAAAGATTGTTTAATGATATTGCCTCAAGCAAGGCATCAAAGTAACAAGCTGTTTCCAAAATTGTTCACAAAATGTCAGTAAAGAAAATAACCCTATATATTCCAGGCAACACTGAAGAGATGCCCAAGTTCCGATTCCCTCTTCAACAAAGGACCCAGCCTAGTCAACCGCCCGTGGAACGTCTATGGCCCGGCCACGTACGGCTATGCACCGTATAAACAGGACAATAAGAAACGCTGGGACGCACTCACAATACTGCTGGCGGTTTTCTCTACCTTGGCGTTTGTGACTTTGTGTATCACCCTTGCCTTGCTTTGGATCAAAGTGTTACCAGGTACAATATAGCTTtgttatcataatttttttaaacataaaaaaaaactaaaacacgACTGAAATACATATGAAGGAGTACACAAGATTCAAGACTaaaatacagtacatataaTTTTTTACGCGCTTGACTTGAACTATGGTCTGCATCATAAATAGAATAACATCAGCCTGTGATTTTCAGGTTTAGACCGGGGTCCAGTACCAGACTGGCTCAGACAGAGGTACTCCTTCCCGGAGCTGGAGAACTGGTGGAGACTGGGGCTACTGGACCACATACAGCCTCCCACGGCCACGCCCACACCAACACCAACCCCTGAACCTACCATAACCGAATGTAAGTAACGTTTGTGAAAAATCAGACCACAGTAACAGAACTTTTAAGCCACAATCGAACACCCTAGTAAACGCTACTTTAGCTACCAAAACTCAATAAcgaggtcgatttggggcctcCTGCTGGCTTTCCTTGGTTTCAGGTTTTGTCTATCTTGTTTAGCACTTTCTGGCCATACACGGTCTTACATTTTTGGTGGAAGGTGGCGTTTTGAGTAGGGAACAAATGATATAGATCCGGAGCCCATAGTAGCTTGTTGTGACGGTGCTAGAAGTTACTTTAACTTACATCCTCTTACTTACTCCTATCATTCATTCTAGATTGCGGCAACGCCGCTCTGAACGCCTTAAACCACGGAGAGTACAGCTGCACACATTTAGAGTACTACCGCATCTCCGTTCGCCTCTGCATCGCCAACTGTGAGGTTGGCTACAAGACCGATGATCCGGGCCTCCTATTCTGCGACCGCGGCCGATGGGCGCCGATCGCGCCCGAAGTGGTCTCGACATTAATCGGAATCGGCCGAGCCATAGACGCCATGCCCAGAGACGACGCCCGAGTATTTGAAGAACTGGGCATCGCCGACGACATTTACGTCGACGTCATCGCCAACGTTCTCACGAAGCTTGACGTCGCTGGCACCCTCTCACCGGCCACGATACGATGGTACCTTCAGCCATTCTCCAGCGGGAATATCATCGGGGACCCCTCCATCGTACGGCAGGGGCTGAATCTGATCGGACTGTACACCATTCAACGGATTTCgaatttgtttttcttagaAGTGCTGTCGGAACTCGGTAGGCTTCTTCTGAATTTTTAGATACTATCTTTGAAAATGGAAGAAATGACGCCAtatgtttttttcatatatCATAGATGATCATAAGCCGTCATGTGAACGGAAACTTCTGTTTTTTATGCTTTCACATTAAAAGCTCCTTCAcaactttattctatttcacatgtatgtactgtcATGTGTGATATCTAAGGTTAACCGGGAAGGTTCTGTACGTTTACAGAAACCAATGGAGCGTCCAGGAGGCCAACATGTAGAATGGTCGATTGTGCAAAGGAGTCAGGACTACCAGAGGTAAGAATCTTCAGGATCTTCATCAGATTATGAAAGATTCGAATAATTAATTTGTATATTCGGATAATTTACACATATTTGCAATGGCCATCTCTAACAACTATAGTTGCAACATTTCACTGGTTTCACTTACTGCGCCAAATAGTAATGTAATTGCAATACTAAGAGTGTTCATATATCACATTTTGTAAGGTTGAAAGCAATGGCCACATCGACTACACAGTGACTACATACCAGGCTAAAGTTGCTGTTGTCTGTGACCGCGGGTTCGTTCCTCGGTCTCCCACTCTGGAGTGCCTAGCTGACGGCAGCTGGGATCAGATAGCTGCATGTGAAGCCGGTAAGCAAAATGTTTAATTCAAATTTCTTTGTAAATTCCATGTACGTTAACTTTGAATTTTGCGGCAAAATGCAAAGTGAAACAATGAAGAACTTCTCTAACCTGTCATTGCAATCTATTGTTTTCAGTATGGTGCGATGAGCCTGAGACAGTCCCCAATGGCTGGTACACATGTGAGGGGCACAACTTTCCCGACAAGTGTAACATCAACTGTGAGCTGGGGTTCCACCCGACTGGGAATGACGCCTTGGGCTGCGGCTGGACCGGGAACTGGACCGTCGTGCCGAGGTCTGACTCTTCGACCACAGGCGTGGAAAATGCTCTCATAGCAGGTAGGCATGAGGTTGTACATAACGTCATATATCTGTCGACCGATAAACAGCCTGGTCTTTTCTTTTATGatcgtatacatgtatatcatatgtgaaGAATATCTTCATTAAATGGTATCCCTCCTTTTTCAGATCATGTATCTCCAGGGGGCCTGTCGTGTGCCATTGCAGACTGTGGGAGCATTCCAGTAAGAACATATCTTTCTCATTGTTATCAGTTTCGATCACCAATGTGACAGTGGTTCTAGCTGCAGACCTTTTGCCATGCAACAATTATCAAGTATCAAGATGATAGTGTTGGACTTGCATTTTTTTAGGTGCCTAGCAATGGGCGACTGAACTGTTCCGGTACAACCTACGAAGAGCAGTGTGATCTGACCTGTGATGAAGGATACGAAGCTCCTTTTTGGGCAGATTTTCACTGCACGGCCGATGAAACATGGAGCGCCGTTCCAACATGTAGACCAGGTATGCTAAAACTTCTATGACTTACTGTCACTTCTAAACACGTTGTCAGTATTCTATACATCTGTATTATTGTGTAATTATTCAATAACGATTGAGGGCTATCTAAGCCCTAAACCTTTTGACCAATTACTGACGTCGCGTACGGTCACGTGACCTAATCAATTGGTCATCCAAACCTGACGACCAAGAGTAGAGGCAACAAAGCATTCGCTGCCTTTCCTTAAATCTTTATTGTTGGAATGCAGTTCAGCTACCGATAGTTATACTAACTGAAAGGGTTACTTGTTACAGTGGATTGTGGGCAGCCTCCGTGGTTTTCACACACCTCCATGCACTGTGAGGAGGGTTTCCATTACCCAAATATCTGCAACGTCACCTGTGATGTCGGTTACCAACGAACCATTGCAGAAAACCCGGTTTGCGGAAAGGACGCGATGTGGCGTTTTATCACAGCTGGAAATATGAGTGAAGGTATGGCCCAATGGCAACAATCTGATACAGACATCAGACAATTTAAAgtatcttgtttgtttgaaagttatcaaatctataaaaaaactaCGTACCTTGAAACAAAGAAGGTAGAATCATATCACCTCATAGATATCGCCTTTTTCTCAGACCTGAACAACAATAGAGGCCAAGCTGACCTGTTCTGTGAAAAAAAGGACTGTGGACCTCTGCAGGTACGTTTTGAAATTGTTTGTTATTGGAATCCAACATTTATATCAATATTTGTATTGACTTCATCTATAAACAATATATGAGGTCCTCAACTAAAAAGTATGTGCTCGTTCTTTTCTCGCAGAACCCACAGAATGGCAGCATCAATTGTACAGGAACAAAGTACCAAGACTACTGTCTGTTGGACTGTGACCCCGGGTATAAGAATGCCGACGACAACTCTGCCATTCTTCACTCTCTACACAAGTACACCTGTATGGCTGACAGCAACTGGAGCGAACAACCGAGGTAGTGGTCAATCATCTAACTTTATTGCAGTTCCCCTTCCTTTTCATTAATCCAATGCGCAAAAGAGCAGGatgttttcctttgtttctAATTGATGCATATTATGCCGTGACCACAGGTGCACACCGTCCAACGTTTGTCTTCTGGGACGTCACAACTGCCATGCGGAACACGGTATTTGTGACGTCACGGGCCATCAGATGTACAACTGCAGATGTAGAGGAGGAACCTTTGGGGACGGAATAAACTGCGAACGGCTGATGTGTCCGCCATTACCTGTAAGTGTCTTTAAAACGTCTACTCTTAATACAGATTTAAAGCACATGTTGCTGAAattttatttcacttttaaaTCTCTGTGCTCGCTACTATCAACAGCATGTGAGTATATTGGTTCAGGGGTTGGATACGCTCAGAATACATTGATTTCTTTTGTAAATGGTTGAAGCTTGACTCAAAGTTTCAAGTGTTGCCATGCTAATGTTTTCTGACATTACGCCGTTTTAATTGTTGACTTAGGTTGCCACACCGCCCAATGGATTCTTCACGTGTGCCAGGCAGAATACAACTATTACAGTGGATGTGGTAACACAGCCAAGCTTAAGCTTTTGCTCCACAGCTAACGAGACGTCAGTTGAAGATGAACAGGAGTACGAAGTGTCGTGCGTCCTGCACTGTTCACATGGGTTCAGACAGAACCTGTTTGTGGAGTACTGGTGCAGTAGTGACGGGAACTGGACCATTCCTCACGACTTGAACAACACGGAAATAGACATTTGTGAAGGCAAGTTTAATAGAATGTTTTACTTAAATGTTTGATGATACGTTTTAACATAAACGTTCATGGCATAGCAAAGCGTCTTCTTGTAATGACAATGAATGTGAGACTGATGCAATATACACATCAGCCTATAAAGAAGGGAATGTGTCATCAATATCACGTTTCTTCATGAAAAGTGTGGTCCAAGCGCACACTGATCACCCTACTTTggaaactctttttttttacagatgtaGACGAGTGTAGCAACAACAACGGTGGCTGTGCCCACAACTGTGTGAACACAGCAGGCAGCTACCACTGTACTTGTAGGACCGGCTATCAGCTATCAGGAACACACGACTGCATAGGTAAGTGTTGCATAATCTTAGACATACATTGTAGTTCCTTCATTCCTTCTACGTTATTGTTCatctagtctgtgtaacgcaaactccgctgtcCGGGGCTTTTATGGCCCCTCCCTGCAGATACTGGGTCTGCCACTGAAGCGCCATTCAACCAGGCTATTATTCATCAAGCTAAGTTTGatcctcacctcacctcacctagtcccatcctcatcttgagggtcggggaccatggtcgCTTTCAGCACAACAGTATAACCAATAGTGTGTCATATCTCTCATAGTATTCCTTCTATCGTATCACACATGTCTATTTCATTTTATGAAAGAACATTGAACAAAGTATTTTATATCATTTATGATCTAATATGTTACttacagacatcgacgaatgTGCCAGTCTGAATGGTGGCTGTGATCATGGATGTGTAAATACAGAAGGGAGCTTTTACTGTACCTGTCGGTCAGGATACCAACTTTCTGGGACAACAAGCTGCAACGGTGAGTATCTACCATATCGTAAGATGTTGAACCTTTGACCAATAGTGATTCACACAGGTGCAATATAATGCTGTAAAAGGTTTTCTATTGGACCATAATCATCTTAATGTTAGCTATAGAGAATACATCAAATTATCTTTAACACAAATACACCGTGCGAAGACATCGGCATGACTTCTAAGCACGCTGTTTTATCATTACTCTTTTGCAGATATCAACGAGTGTGACAGCGACAACGGTGGTTGTGACCACAACTGCACGAATACAGCAGGAGGTTATCACTGCACCTGTAGAGATGGCTATCAACTCTCCGGATCGCATAACTGCACTGGTATGTATCAGTGAAACCCAGCTTCTTAATTCTCAATTCGTCATCCCCCATAACGAATACCTGATTACACATCTATCATTAAGTTATCACTCCGCATTGTTTCATTCTGTACCATCTTATCATTTCTATTCTGGCAAAAATTAGATACCTGTATGTAGCACATAAAAGCTAATGGAATATATTCTTTACAGATATAGACGAATGTGCTATGGGGTATGATGGCTGTGATCACAACTGTGTGAATACTGTAGGGAGCTATTACTGCACCTGTTCACCAGGGTACCAACTTTCTGGGACAACAAGCTGCATTGGTGCGTATCTACTAGCTTGTAGTTTTGGTAAAATGGTTTTACTTACAACAGCTGACAAGATAAAGCTCTATCAAACAACATACCCCCAATAGTCACAATGAGATACAACCATAGAACTGCTTAAGACACATGCCCTGGAGTTATTTCAACATCTTCAAATAAGCTCCAATGACATCACAGAGCATTGTGGTACTATTCATGTTTACAGATATCAACGAGTGCAACAGCAACAATGGTGGATGTGACCACAACTGTACTAATACAGCAGGAGgctactactgtacatgtacaaccggCTTTCAGCTGTCGGGATCACACGACTGCTCAGGTAAATCGAGTACTACAATATATCATTGCAGATGTACTTGATTTTGACCTCGTCATTTTCTTTTGAGATCAGTCCTATATACAAGCTAATCAAAAACGTTTCACGTCATCACATTTTATTCTGATATATACTATATAATATATGCTGTATTACCTGTATCACAGACGTAGACGAATGTGCAATGGCGAACGGTGGCTGTGGTCATGACTGCGTGAATACAGAGGGAAGCTATCACTGTACCTGCCGGACAGGATACCAACTTTCTGGGACAAAGAACTGCATTGGTGCGTATTGACCATATGTAGCCTTAGTTGTATGAAGACTTTACTTGCAATCATTGACCAAGCATTTTTAGATCACCCCCCTTTGATTTAATTAGTCACAACTGGATCCAATCATATAACCTGTAACAGTGAGCAGAGTCGCCAGTGTGCTTGATGACAGTGTTGTGCTTTCCATTTTTCGCAGATGTCGACGAGTGTAGCAACAACAATGGCGGCTGTGACCACGACTGTAGGAACACAATTGGCAGCTACTTTTGTTCATGTAGAGGTGGCTACCAACTATCAGGCATACACGACTGCATAGGTAAAAATATCAACGTATCATTCgtcattttttttagataattcATATTGACCATGTCATCTTCTATAACAATGCAGTTCAGCACATATGATAATCACATAATGGCTTAATCTTTACATTTTATCGTATCAACCATGTTCTTTCAAGATAGGTAATTTATAAGGAACTTTCATACATGTTTACAGTTATAAGCTAATAGAATATGATGTCTACAGATGTAGATGAATGTGCCATCCTGAATGGCGGCTGTGACCACGACTGTACAAATACAGAAGGAAGCTATCATTGTTCCTGTAGGACAGGATACCTTCTTTCTGGAACAAGCTGCAGCGGTGAGTACCATATGATTACGTAGATATTGATCAGGTTGACTAAAGATTTAAATTGCGGTCGCATGCATAACACTATTAtagtggcgcaacggcagagcgttcgcctcagaaccaagaggtcccgagttcgaatcctgtcatgtcaccgatcttgtgcccttgggaaaggcactttacacgactttcctcactccacccaggtgtaaatggatacctgacttcggttgggggaggttgtattgaggtcacctggtggcgccgaatggcagccgcccagaccgatgcgacaattccacataatgcaagtgtggataagatatgtatatgtatatgttgtgtattatgtgaaacctgtaaaccctgaatcaattcagcactagaaaggctgccgttgcgggtaatttctgaccaataaaaaacattctttttttatacATATCTGGTTTGGTTTGAATAGCAGCAACCATAGTTCCCCAACAGAACCAAGTATTATACTTGTTTTGAACTCGCTTTCTAACGTTGTTTTGTGTTGATTTGTTTCCAGATATTAACGAGTGCAACAGCAACAATGGCGGCTGTAACCACAACTGTATGAACACAGTGGGGAGTTATCATTGTACCTGCAGAGGCGGCTATCACCTGTCAGGAACACACAACTGTATCGgtgaatatcatatcatatcatatcttacTTAACTTTGATCGCATTATTCTGTTTCATTGGCTCTATGATACCTTGGATACCCAAGTACTGTACTCTATCAGTCAATACTGTACTACAGACATGAATGTATGTGACACCTAATGCAATGTGCCTGCTACAGACACGAACGAATGTTCCAGTCACAATGGCGGCTGTGACCACGACTGTATGAATACAGCAGGGAGCTACCACTGTACCTGTAGGACCGGCTATCAGCTGTCTGGATCACACGACTGTATAGGTAAATCTTACTATATATTATTTATGAACTTGACTTTGACCACATCATTTTCTCTCATGATCAGTTTGGTATCTAATTCAATCAAAATCATCACATCAACCTATTGTCATTGTTTCACACATGTAGCTACACACTGCATTTCAACCATGTCATCTTCCGTATCAGATGCAGTGCGGCACATTGGATAATCTAATGCCTTCTTTACTCAACATTTTGTCAGGCCATCTTATACTGATGTTATCTGAAAATTTACAAGAGACTTGCATATAgatatgaagaactttattgcgcgactattgtagcaggtacaaagtatggcaacaacagtaaacatagaacaagacataagtatgggataaaactattgactacaacaaaataagtatcttatgttttacattattaaagttgggctaattttgagtaccactattttttctaataacaaaacaatcttttacatatttgcctattttaacattgtatgggctgttgcatttaaatatatagtcaaatctatctgtggcattgagcgtcttaaaatctgaagtacttgaattgagagaggtgaataactcatcgcgtaaagcatcatatttagtgcattccataataaagtgaaactcatcctctattcgatttggacagaatgggcaaaacctttggtcgggagctacattaaagtatctacctgtttctatattcaatatatggctactgattcttaactgtgttattgCTTTGCGGATTTCAACATTGTTCACATcatgaagatatttttcttgtatgtaatgatttttggatttgtgaagaagggacaattttgaattaatgctgacacaactaaaccactcttgtatatgtgcatCCTGTAGTCTGCATTTAAGTTGGTGTTCAATATAgtctactttataacatttagGATTCATCCATATATATCCAAGTCCGTGATAATTGAGAAATAAACTAAGCGAATGTGTTGTCTACAGATGTGGACGAATGTGCCACCCTGAATGGCGGCTGTGCCATCTACTGCACTAATACAGTAGGCAGCTTTAACTGTTTCTGTGGGGCAGGATACCAAGTAGCTGGAGCAAGCTGCAACGGTGCGTACCATATGATTTAACAAGTTATTTAGGTTTGTACTTTTGATTGGAAAAAGTTTCGATTGTAGCTGTATTTCGCAATAGCGCTATCATACAGTATTCCTCGCATCGGTATTCATAATATCGTAATAATGATATGTCAGACATAACATCGAGCTCAACATCGGCAACAGAACCGTAGCATAGAGTTCTTTTGAATTAACATCTGAATGTTCAAAGAAATTCCATTGATGTCCATGACCAGGATGTTCTGAAAacaacttttatttttcagatATCAACGAGTGTAACAGCAACAATGGCGGCTGTAACCACAACTGTATGAACACAGTAGGAAGTTACCATTGCACCTGCAGAAGTGGCTATCAACTGTCTGGAACACACAACTGCATCGGTGAATATCATACCATAGCTTCCTCCACTTTGACCACGTTATTATGCCAGTTTCAATAGCTCTTTGGTACCTTGGATAATCATCGACCATTTCATTTAATACGGTACTGtactattatatattatatagttgACTGTATTTTGTACCTAATGCAATGTACCTGCTACAGACACGAACGAATGTTCCAGTCACAATGGCGGCTGTGACCACGACTGTGCAAATACAGCAGGAGATTACTACTGTACCTGTAGGACCGGCTTTCAGCTGTCGGGATCACACGACTGTATAGGTAAATCAGACATTGCAATATGGCATTATCAGACCTATTTGATTTTTGACCACATCACTTTCTCTCATAATCAGATGCGGTTAGGCATCTAAGCCAAATTAAAAACCTATCATATCAATCacactgatatatatataatacatcaTGTCATATATCACAGACATTGACGAATGTGCCATGGCAAATGGTGGCTGTGATCACAACTGTGTGAATGCCGAAGGGAGCTTTTCCTGCACCTGTCGGTCGGGATACCAACTTTCTGGGAC
Protein-coding regions in this window:
- the LOC136442112 gene encoding uncharacterized protein → MIRKLNILLLRVGTVRGSPDSTSWPDGGQPDKTRTMTPPEGTWEIKTTVTRSREELKETTKKAWGTRCSHLLPRATVRTTTVHYRNKTVPAKVKAPQKCPAILPTPVTAHAQKEKRAAWQLLLSTAHSDQTNATEANGDEQERQTNEAVVADDDREDTDRNTEDSDVDDEISAPQEHNSAALNEVSGEERNTISSPEVCQEEDPVLASYDDKDIDDGRTTSSECNFEEKPPELQATLKRCPSSDSLFNKGPSLVNRPWNVYGPATYGYAPYKQDNKKRWDALTILLAVFSTLAFVTLCITLALLWIKVLPGLDRGPVPDWLRQRYSFPELENWWRLGLLDHIQPPTATPTPTPTPEPTITEYCGNAALNALNHGEYSCTHLEYYRISVRLCIANCEVGYKTDDPGLLFCDRGRWAPIAPEVVSTLIGIGRAIDAMPRDDARVFEELGIADDIYVDVIANVLTKLDVAGTLSPATIRWYLQPFSSGNIIGDPSIVRQGLNLIGLYTIQRISNLFFLEVLSELETNGASRRPTCRMVDCAKESGLPEVESNGHIDYTVTTYQAKVAVVCDRGFVPRSPTLECLADGSWDQIAACEAVWCDEPETVPNGWYTCEGHNFPDKCNINCELGFHPTGNDALGCGWTGNWTVVPRSDSSTTGVENALIADHVSPGGLSCAIADCGSIPVPSNGRLNCSGTTYEEQCDLTCDEGYEAPFWADFHCTADETWSAVPTCRPVDCGQPPWFSHTSMHCEEGFHYPNICNVTCDVGYQRTIAENPVCGKDAMWRFITAGNMSEDLNNNRGQADLFCEKKDCGPLQNPQNGSINCTGTKYQDYCLLDCDPGYKNADDNSAILHSLHKYTCMADSNWSEQPRCTPSNVCLLGRHNCHAEHGICDVTGHQMYNCRCRGGTFGDGINCERLMCPPLPVATPPNGFFTCARQNTTITVDVVTQPSLSFCSTANETSVEDEQEYEVSCVLHCSHGFRQNLFVEYWCSSDGNWTIPHDLNNTEIDICEDVDECSNNNGGCAHNCVNTAGSYHCTCRTGYQLSGTHDCIDIDECASLNGGCDHGCVNTEGSFYCTCRSGYQLSGTTSCNDINECDSDNGGCDHNCTNTAGGYHCTCRDGYQLSGSHNCTDIDECAMGYDGCDHNCVNTVGSYYCTCSPGYQLSGTTSCIDINECNSNNGGCDHNCTNTAGGYYCTCTTGFQLSGSHDCSDVDECAMANGGCGHDCVNTEGSYHCTCRTGYQLSGTKNCIDVDECSNNNGGCDHDCRNTIGSYFCSCRGGYQLSGIHDCIDVDECAILNGGCDHDCTNTEGSYHCSCRTGYLLSGTSCSDINECNSNNGGCNHNCMNTVGSYHCTCRGGYHLSGTHNCIDTNECSSHNGGCDHDCMNTAGSYHCTCRTGYQLSGSHDCIDVDECATLNGGCAIYCTNTVGSFNCFCGAGYQVAGASCNDINECNSNNGGCNHNCMNTVGSYHCTCRSGYQLSGTHNCIDTNECSSHNGGCDHDCANTAGDYYCTCRTGFQLSGSHDCIDIDECAMANGGCDHNCVNAEGSFSCTCRSGYQLSGTTSCNEINECSNNNGGCNHNCVNTAGSYHCTCRSGYQLSGVHNCVDTNECASLNGGCGHNCVNTEGSYYCTCRPGYQLSGTTACIGVGCAPLSLSHGTVSCTNQAFYNSQCRVSCDTGYYLTAPTTLVCQNTGTWSGSTPRCYECNSEVDIIMAVDITGSVAPDMDQVRQLLRNLVNRLPIGSGTNQARVGLIRFAGGDDVTIPLAQSTDKTNLQNQIDMVTSAYFGFNSCGNNVGPRIGSQVCALESLYDQFRANNRPGVGQIAVMVTDSREIWPSTNTISESQALKNSGVTVICIGVGNINYAGMREMASSPFDDHYFESSMSNLNDLVDLLHPKICS